From Virgibacillus ihumii, the proteins below share one genomic window:
- a CDS encoding APC family permease, with protein sequence MKEREQLAKTLKPQWVWAIALGSAIGWGAFVQPSVWMGGSGPLGAIIGFSIGAALMMIIAVSYGFLIENFPVSGGEFAYAFIGFGRNHAYIAGWFLVLGYTCIVALNASALALVLKYIFPAVAEQGFMYNVAGWDVYFVEVVIASVALIVFAYMNMRGANLSGKIQFIFVIFMIIGVLFLFVGAILHPDTSFSNLQPLYNPDISSWSSIILIVAIAPWAFVGFDNVPQAAEEFNFSPKKGFMLIIFSLICAGLIYVLMITATALAMPWQELVDSQPKWGTGDAMSGLFGNWGILILAIALCMGVFTGLNGFFVSSSRLLFAMGRAKIIPSVFGKLHSQYKTPYAGIVFTCVVCLITPWFGRQVLTWVVNMSSVGVTIAYIYTCVVAYKLFKWSRESYNPIQGFSAVTAPFKKAFSMVGALTGAVFLGLLLIPSSPAFMGVPSLIALFIWIALGVVFYLIKGPEFRKIPKDELEYLILGARQGDEAEKSG encoded by the coding sequence ATGAAAGAAAGAGAGCAATTGGCAAAGACATTAAAACCGCAATGGGTCTGGGCAATTGCATTAGGATCAGCGATTGGCTGGGGTGCTTTTGTACAACCTTCTGTATGGATGGGGGGATCCGGACCGCTTGGTGCGATCATCGGATTCAGTATTGGTGCAGCGTTAATGATGATTATTGCCGTCAGCTATGGTTTTCTTATTGAAAATTTCCCAGTTTCTGGTGGTGAGTTTGCCTATGCATTTATTGGTTTTGGGCGAAATCATGCATATATAGCAGGGTGGTTCCTGGTATTAGGCTATACATGTATTGTTGCTTTAAATGCTTCTGCTTTGGCTCTAGTACTTAAATATATTTTTCCCGCTGTTGCGGAACAAGGATTCATGTACAATGTGGCTGGCTGGGATGTTTATTTTGTTGAAGTTGTCATTGCTAGCGTTGCATTAATTGTCTTTGCTTATATGAATATGCGCGGGGCAAATCTATCAGGAAAAATACAATTTATATTCGTTATTTTTATGATTATAGGTGTTCTCTTTTTATTTGTGGGAGCGATCCTGCACCCAGACACCTCTTTTAGTAATTTGCAGCCGCTGTATAATCCGGATATCTCTTCCTGGTCAAGTATTATTCTGATTGTGGCCATAGCACCATGGGCATTTGTCGGGTTTGACAATGTTCCGCAAGCCGCGGAGGAATTTAACTTTTCTCCGAAAAAAGGGTTTATGCTGATTATTTTCTCACTGATCTGTGCTGGTCTTATTTATGTGCTGATGATTACTGCTACAGCGTTGGCAATGCCATGGCAGGAACTTGTTGATAGCCAGCCGAAATGGGGAACGGGTGATGCCATGTCCGGGCTTTTCGGAAACTGGGGCATTCTAATCCTGGCAATTGCACTCTGTATGGGCGTATTTACAGGGCTAAACGGATTTTTTGTATCAAGCAGTCGTTTATTGTTTGCAATGGGCCGCGCGAAAATTATACCAAGCGTTTTTGGGAAGCTGCACTCGCAATATAAAACACCATATGCAGGTATTGTATTTACATGTGTGGTGTGTTTAATAACGCCTTGGTTTGGCCGCCAGGTTCTTACTTGGGTTGTTAACATGTCTTCTGTTGGCGTAACAATTGCCTATATTTATACGTGTGTTGTTGCCTATAAATTGTTCAAATGGTCGCGTGAATCATACAATCCGATCCAGGGTTTTTCAGCTGTTACCGCACCATTTAAAAAAGCTTTCAGCATGGTAGGGGCACTAACTGGAGCTGTATTCCTGGGACTCCTGCTTATTCCATCGTCACCAGCATTTATGGGAGTGCCTTCGTTGATCGCATTGTTTATCTGGATTGCTCTTGGAGTCGTTTTCTATTTAATTAAGGGACCGGAATTCAGGAAAATTCCTAAAGATGAGCTGGAATATTTGATTTTGGGAGCCAGGCAGGGTGATGAAGCAGAGAAGAGCGGGTGA
- a CDS encoding phosphatase PAP2 family protein translates to MTVHQKRIALLTWVLISALLFVMIAVNFKETMLLNFGEWVQSYLYNFLGSFGDFVFVVITYIGSAYVSFPIMGILICVFLFQKRYWTMLLLVFNLIGVRQLNWLLKTIFERPRPELEHLVQVSSESFPSGHSMNSIAFFGFLAYLLYLKLKASGKPFRWVWTSAVVLIAFISLSRVYLGVHYPLDVIGGILAGGAWLLLSIFLYTYVPKKEHFNRRERGGQKS, encoded by the coding sequence ATGACGGTTCATCAAAAGCGGATCGCTTTATTGACCTGGGTGCTTATATCAGCGTTATTATTTGTAATGATTGCAGTTAATTTTAAGGAAACAATGCTGTTGAACTTTGGTGAGTGGGTACAATCTTATTTGTACAATTTTCTAGGGTCATTTGGCGATTTCGTTTTTGTAGTGATTACATATATCGGTTCAGCATATGTGTCCTTTCCAATTATGGGGATTCTCATCTGCGTCTTTTTATTTCAAAAAAGATATTGGACCATGCTGTTGCTGGTGTTTAATCTTATTGGTGTGCGGCAGTTGAATTGGCTGCTGAAAACGATATTCGAGAGACCCCGACCAGAGTTAGAACACCTTGTGCAAGTCAGTTCAGAAAGTTTTCCAAGTGGACATTCCATGAATTCAATAGCATTTTTCGGTTTTCTGGCATATTTGCTGTACCTGAAATTAAAAGCATCCGGGAAGCCTTTTCGCTGGGTTTGGACGAGTGCTGTTGTTTTAATTGCATTTATCAGTCTTAGCCGCGTCTATTTAGGTGTTCACTACCCATTGGATGTCATCGGCGGGATTCTGGCTGGGGGAGCTTGGCTGTTACTCAGTATTTTTCTTTATACGTACGTTCCGAAAAAAGAACATTTTAATCGAAGGGAGCGCGGTGGGCAAAAGTCGTAA
- a CDS encoding ROK family transcriptional regulator: MGLNQTWNQFVVKKGNKSLVLHTIKAHSPISRANIAHYTGLNKGTVSSLVSELLEEQLISESGPGQSSGGRRPVMLHFNEVAGFSIGIDLGVNYLLGTLTDLQGNICCEKMLNHNELTYEEIEERLFEVIDFLTFSAPKSPYGIIGIGIGVPGTVSTSGEVLLAPNLEWKNVDLKTVMEKKYDVPVTIENEANAGAYGEKKFGAGKNFDNIIYISAGIGIGVGLILNGKLYKGSKGFSGELGHMTIQTNGLKCRCGNEGCWELYASEQALLNAAKHSDLAATVGNELTLEDLNKLAEDNHPEAIRLFGQIGDYLGIGVNNIINIFNPDQIIIGNRIAASERWLKDTLGQRMKTHTLWYQHDNINLHFSEQNTHSTALGVAAISSEKFLNVDVEKKVSGV, translated from the coding sequence ATGGGATTAAATCAAACATGGAATCAATTCGTTGTTAAAAAAGGAAACAAATCCTTAGTACTTCATACAATTAAGGCCCACTCCCCCATTTCCCGCGCAAATATAGCTCACTATACTGGATTAAACAAAGGAACAGTATCTTCCTTAGTAAGTGAATTGCTTGAGGAACAGCTGATCAGTGAGTCAGGGCCAGGGCAATCAAGTGGCGGACGAAGACCTGTGATGCTTCACTTTAATGAAGTAGCCGGATTTTCGATAGGAATTGATCTGGGAGTCAATTACCTGCTTGGAACGTTAACTGATCTTCAAGGAAACATTTGCTGCGAAAAAATGCTAAATCATAATGAATTAACGTATGAAGAAATTGAAGAGAGATTATTTGAAGTTATTGACTTTCTGACCTTCTCTGCCCCTAAAAGCCCGTATGGAATTATTGGAATTGGGATCGGTGTTCCCGGAACTGTAAGTACTAGTGGTGAAGTCCTTCTGGCACCAAATCTGGAATGGAAAAATGTTGACTTAAAAACAGTAATGGAAAAAAAATATGATGTTCCAGTAACTATCGAAAACGAAGCAAATGCCGGCGCTTATGGTGAGAAGAAATTTGGAGCAGGAAAAAACTTCGATAATATCATCTATATAAGTGCTGGCATTGGTATTGGGGTTGGTCTTATCCTAAATGGAAAATTATATAAAGGGAGTAAAGGTTTTTCAGGCGAATTAGGACATATGACAATTCAGACAAATGGCCTCAAATGCCGGTGCGGTAACGAAGGATGCTGGGAATTGTATGCTTCAGAACAGGCTCTGCTGAACGCAGCAAAACACTCAGATCTTGCTGCAACTGTGGGTAATGAACTTACACTTGAAGATCTGAACAAACTGGCTGAAGACAATCATCCTGAAGCCATACGATTATTCGGGCAAATAGGCGATTATTTAGGTATTGGTGTAAACAATATTATAAATATCTTTAATCCTGATCAAATAATAATTGGAAATCGAATTGCCGCCTCAGAGAGGTGGCTGAAGGATACGTTAGGACAACGCATGAAAACACACACACTATGGTATCAGCATGATAATATTAATCTTCACTTCTCAGAACAAAATACACATTCAACTGCGCTTGGAGTCGCGGCTATATCTTCAGAAAAATTTTTGAATGTGGATGTAGAAAAAAAGGTATCTGGGGTGTAA
- a CDS encoding extracellular solute-binding protein: MRSKAVILFVLLSSVLLVLAGCSGSGGGDGESGDGEASADQKTIEFMHLWPEGSSKDHYEIVNKIVSQYEEKNPGVKVDLEILGNEQYKEKLKVLSSSNQLPDVGMTWAAGFMTPYVEGDLFAPLNDVLKSGLKDEFVPGTTDAYSFDGKTYGLPLELNIAPIFYNKAIFDKYGLEVPKTYAEFKNVVKTLRENDVAPIALGNKDRWTGSLWYMYLADRIGGSKTITKAINRKGSFEDPALIKAAEEIQKLVEMGAFNEGYNALSDQEAKSLFMNGQAAMYLIGSWDLPNYTTNEEVPQEFRDSVGFFNFPTVNGKGDMNSWVGGPGVGLFVAQNSDVKSEAKDFVSFFVKRWGQQAVADAGVIPATKVDTSSVDLPQMYIDVLNELNKASNITLFADVQMPPDAAQVHLDAIQALFGEEITPEKFAELQEEALAEGE, from the coding sequence TTGAGGAGTAAAGCGGTAATTTTGTTTGTTTTATTGTCGTCTGTATTGCTTGTACTTGCTGGATGTTCAGGCAGCGGGGGAGGAGATGGTGAAAGTGGTGACGGTGAAGCGTCAGCTGATCAAAAGACGATTGAATTTATGCACTTATGGCCTGAAGGTAGTTCAAAAGACCATTACGAGATTGTAAATAAAATCGTCAGTCAGTATGAAGAAAAGAATCCTGGAGTAAAAGTAGACCTTGAAATCCTTGGCAATGAACAATACAAGGAGAAATTGAAGGTTCTGTCCTCTTCAAACCAGCTACCTGATGTTGGAATGACGTGGGCTGCTGGATTTATGACGCCCTATGTTGAAGGAGATTTGTTTGCTCCATTAAACGATGTTCTGAAAAGTGGATTAAAGGACGAGTTTGTCCCTGGAACAACGGATGCCTACAGTTTTGACGGTAAAACATACGGACTTCCATTGGAATTGAACATAGCACCTATTTTTTATAACAAAGCAATTTTTGATAAGTACGGTTTGGAAGTTCCAAAAACATACGCAGAATTCAAAAATGTAGTTAAAACATTACGTGAAAATGATGTCGCTCCAATCGCTTTGGGAAATAAAGATCGATGGACAGGATCATTATGGTATATGTACCTTGCAGATCGCATTGGAGGATCGAAGACCATAACAAAGGCTATTAACCGTAAAGGATCATTCGAAGATCCGGCGCTTATCAAGGCAGCCGAAGAAATTCAAAAATTGGTGGAGATGGGTGCATTTAATGAAGGATACAACGCTTTATCTGATCAGGAAGCAAAAAGTCTGTTTATGAATGGTCAGGCGGCAATGTATCTAATTGGCTCATGGGATCTTCCAAACTACACTACAAATGAAGAAGTACCACAGGAGTTCAGGGATTCCGTTGGCTTTTTTAACTTCCCGACTGTAAACGGGAAAGGCGACATGAACAGCTGGGTGGGCGGTCCCGGAGTTGGCTTGTTTGTAGCCCAAAATTCAGATGTGAAATCGGAGGCAAAAGACTTTGTTTCTTTCTTCGTTAAGAGATGGGGACAACAAGCAGTAGCAGATGCAGGTGTTATTCCGGCGACAAAAGTGGATACTAGTTCTGTAGATCTTCCACAGATGTATATTGATGTCTTGAACGAGTTGAATAAGGCTAGTAATATCACTTTATTCGCTGATGTTCAAATGCCTCCTGATGCAGCGCAAGTTCATTTGGATGCTATTCAGGCATTATTTGGTGAGGAAATAACACCTGAGAAATTTGCGGAACTGCAGGAAGAAGCACTTGCAGAAGGAGAATAG
- a CDS encoding carbohydrate ABC transporter permease, whose translation MNKVMSNKLMIALYILPALLLVAILIYIPLFLSGYYGLMEWDGIGEMTFIGLENYITAMQDPKFWESAGHSFLLALFSALSLLIYLAISLILASKIKGASLLRKIYLIPMLLSSVAIAQLWIKIYNPANGILNSLLGYIGIEETPVWLGDPNIVLYAIFIPILWQYAGFYILIYYAALKNIPESLIEAAKIDGASPIQIAFKVKLPLIMGVFKVTIVLAIVGSLKYFDLIYVMTGGGPSGASEVMASYMYKLAFSMSDFGYGSAVGFLLLIITLIVTVFIRKLTATDDEIQY comes from the coding sequence TTGAATAAAGTTATGTCCAACAAGCTTATGATAGCATTGTACATTCTTCCTGCATTGCTGTTGGTTGCAATCTTAATTTATATTCCGTTATTTCTAAGCGGCTATTATGGCTTAATGGAATGGGATGGAATCGGGGAAATGACGTTTATTGGATTAGAAAATTACATTACTGCCATGCAGGATCCAAAGTTTTGGGAGAGTGCAGGTCATTCCTTTTTGCTGGCACTTTTCTCGGCACTCAGTCTACTTATCTATCTGGCTATATCGCTTATTTTAGCTTCAAAAATAAAAGGTGCCAGTCTGCTTAGAAAAATCTACTTAATTCCCATGCTGTTGTCCTCAGTAGCAATCGCACAACTTTGGATCAAAATTTACAATCCAGCCAATGGTATTTTAAACAGTCTGCTCGGATATATCGGGATAGAAGAAACGCCTGTATGGCTTGGGGATCCTAATATAGTACTGTATGCGATTTTCATTCCGATTTTATGGCAGTATGCAGGGTTTTATATTTTGATTTACTATGCTGCCTTAAAGAATATCCCTGAATCACTGATAGAGGCCGCTAAAATCGATGGGGCTTCTCCTATCCAGATTGCATTCAAGGTAAAACTGCCACTGATTATGGGCGTATTCAAAGTTACAATCGTACTGGCTATTGTCGGGTCCTTAAAATATTTTGACCTGATCTATGTTATGACTGGTGGCGGACCAAGCGGAGCGAGTGAGGTAATGGCTTCCTATATGTATAAACTGGCATTCTCCATGTCTGACTTCGGATATGGCAGTGCAGTTGGATTCCTTTTGTTAATCATCACACTCATCGTTACCGTGTTTATTCGAAAATTAACCGCAACTGATGATGAAATCCAGTACTAA
- a CDS encoding carbohydrate ABC transporter permease: protein MNRIGYFFLYVCLGIVGLFQIFPLVWLVLFSLKDTRQIFGSPPLSLPDEYQWENYIKVWQSDIGIYFFNSVWYTVVAIILTVLLASMATFAITRMRWKLSSFVLGLFMVGLMIPIHSALIPLFKMFLSVNLIDHPLSIIITYTTYNLPITMMILLGFYYTLPREIEEAAIIDGCSINRLFFRIILPMTTPVMSTTVIINMIYNWNEFVFVNTFISSDKFKTLTVGIQNFVGQYMTDWGAIGATLVISIVPILIAFLFFSNKVVEGISASAVKG, encoded by the coding sequence ATGAATCGAATCGGATATTTTTTTCTTTATGTATGTCTTGGGATTGTAGGGTTGTTTCAAATTTTCCCGCTGGTGTGGCTCGTCTTGTTTTCGTTGAAAGATACCAGGCAGATTTTCGGAAGTCCGCCGCTTTCTCTTCCAGATGAGTATCAATGGGAAAACTATATTAAAGTATGGCAGAGTGACATCGGAATCTATTTTTTTAACAGTGTGTGGTACACGGTAGTGGCTATCATTCTAACCGTCCTGTTAGCAAGTATGGCTACTTTCGCTATTACCCGCATGCGCTGGAAGCTTAGCTCATTTGTGCTTGGTTTGTTTATGGTTGGTCTGATGATACCGATTCATTCAGCATTGATTCCGCTTTTTAAAATGTTTTTAAGCGTTAATCTGATTGATCATCCGTTGTCCATAATCATTACATATACGACATATAATTTGCCAATAACGATGATGATTTTACTCGGATTTTACTATACATTACCCCGTGAGATTGAGGAAGCGGCGATTATTGATGGCTGCTCGATCAACCGGCTGTTTTTCCGGATTATTTTGCCGATGACGACACCGGTAATGTCCACGACCGTTATTATCAACATGATCTATAACTGGAATGAGTTTGTATTTGTCAATACGTTTATCAGTTCGGACAAATTTAAAACGCTGACAGTTGGCATACAGAACTTTGTTGGACAATATATGACGGACTGGGGAGCAATTGGTGCGACGCTTGTTATTAGTATTGTGCCGATTCTGATAGCGTTCCTGTTTTTCAGTAACAAGGTTGTGGAAGGTATTTCCGCAAGCGCCGTAAAAGGATAA